Sequence from the Carassius gibelio isolate Cgi1373 ecotype wild population from Czech Republic chromosome A7, carGib1.2-hapl.c, whole genome shotgun sequence genome:
aactaaactaaatgaaaaagatTTATCTTTCTGTTTGACGTGCATATAAGCTTAGCTATAATGTCTTACTATAAGGGTCACCCGTTATGCAAAACTGAAATACAAGTTTgaagttttcatttatatataaacacccacacacacacacacacacacacagttatttacaattaatttattataataaatacatcacactaacataatacatacataatttaAGCATATTTTAGCACATAGGTGTCAAACTCTGCTCCTGtagggccacagtcctgcagagttcagcttaaacctgctccaacacacctacAGTACCTTTAGTTTTCAACTAATCCTAAAGACCATGATTATGTTtcggtgtgtttaattagagttggagctaaactctcataGTTTATTTCCTATATATAGTATTTAGCTCATGGTCTGAGTGTCCGACACATTTACTTCACAGCTTCTGTATTTAACATAAACACACTGAAGATCCACTGTCAACCCCAAAACCAAACCCTGCATAGAGGGGCTCAATAAATGTGGAGTGGAAGGTGTAAATGTGGATCATTTGAACAGTTTCAGAGGAAACACTGTAAAAAGACAAAGAGCCAGCTGGCTGATCTAGAGCTCCTATTATGTAAGAACATAATGAGGGTGCAGATATGTCAGTTCTTGCATTATTATGCCTGGCATAGTAATTTTTGCCAGAGCAGACCAGACTCCAGGACTTTTTATTGAGTCCAAACCTGCAGTCTTTTCCTCCTTTCCTGTTGATACCTTGATATGTGACTGCTATGTGACTCCAGCCACTCCATTCagcctcccagtaacagcgtccagtcaAGCTCTCTCTACACAGAACCTGCTCGTAGTGCTCAAATCtttctggatgatcaggatattGCTGCTCCCCCTCCAAATATGTTGCCTTTTTGTTGTTCTCAGATAGAATGAGATGAGTGTTTACTGAGTGTTTACTGTGTTTTGATCAAATGTGAGAACACAGGCATCTGAAGCGAGATTAAACATAAATTATGTCACCAAAGATCATTAGGACATTGGGATTGTAAGGCACAGTTCTTCTATGATTGCTGTAGAATTTATGTTATAAAAGCACAATAAtgaattgaaaatataatataaatgtgcatGCAGTTTGCTTGTCAGGGAGCGAACCTACATTTCCGCAGTCCTGGTGTGATTCTGAAGGACTCTCCATGGTCAAAACTAAGCAGTACAGAAAAGACATGTAAAAATGGCCTTAGAAAAACAGATACATAATTGGAGGTGATTTAAAGTGCAGaaatccaaaaatatatatttttttaaattatattttactgacTGAATCAGTGCTATAATGGCATTAAAAAGGGTTTGTGTAATTCTTTGTTGTCTGTGCACAATGTTAATATTataaactggctgttattattCAGGTAGAGTCTCTTCCAACTAATTGCCCAGCCAGATCTTTTAGTGAAATTGTGAGGAATTCATGACAGCATAAGACATCTCTATATAAGTATTATCTATAAAATTTAAACTCTGTGGAAAATAATGTAATATCTGGTAACACAGTGTTTGGACAAAGCAACCAGACATCAACATTTTTTGGGGGAAATAACTCTTGGCACAAAAAGATTGTTGTATGTAGTCGTTAGGCTGCTGGATTCAATGCATATGCCCGCTCAAGgtaaaacacaattaaataataatcaaatacacattttaacaACACAATTTTAGTTCCACATACTTGAGTATCTCCAGTTTGCAGTTTGGATGGTTCAGTCGATCAGAGAGCATCTTGACTCCTGAATGTCCAGGGTGATGGTAGctgagatccagctctctcaggtatGAGGGGTTGGAACTCAGAGTAGAGGCCAGACAACAACAGACTTtttctgtcaccatacagccagataATCTACGAAcacatagggccctattttaacgatctgaaacgcaagtgtcaaagcgcgaagcgcaagtaagtttgtgggcgggtctcggcgctgttgctattttcccggcgggataaatggctcttgcgcccggcgcaaatctaaaatgggttggtctgatgtagcttcattattcataggtgtggtttgggcgtaacgtgaaataaaccaatcagagcgtcatccaacattccctttaaaagcaggtgcgcaagttccattatggattgctattattatggcgtatttaccaggcacacgccaggagcggttcacagccgaggagactgatgttcttgtaagagcagtgaaagacagagaagttgtgttgtatggggatgggagaaacccacccaaaatagcgtcggttaaacaggcgtgggaggaaatagccacaattgtttcatcgatttttttcctGGATGTTTATAAGATgtctttatatacatatatgtcttgccactatagggcaaacaggtctgatccttaattactacaattagcctgaataatttgtaagctagatttatgcctattttttcacatcttcgtggcacaccacaatgatttccgtcatctcatgtgttaatatttttttagtgtaacagtttatgatttgcaaaaataactgttgcatctgtgtagattacatgagcaaagtgtatgcgcgttgtgcacgctatacattatggtcaagcatgcgccgttaaaatagcataatgaacaacgcgcaacacgccactgactttagactaggttttttctggtcagtggcgcaattgtttaatggaacagcaaaatagcaccagggatcgtttgcgccggaacacgcctccttttttgcgctgaaccgcccagggagcgcaagttcattcactagtttagcgacgtgcttctgtggagggaaaagcgcgctttgcgcgggtgcaaaataggaatgacacatgcgtcggtgtacaaagtcaattgcgctgggtgcaagatagggcccatagtgTTTTTAGTACAGTTTAGGACATTAAAGTGTGatcatttacatacagtattagACAATATGCTCTTAAAAGTGAATTGTGTCTTTTAGGGCTGGGCGGTATGACGGTATATATCATTACTGCGGTATAAAATGTCAACCGTAACAGATCTTTTTATTCTGTGTTTACCGCGACAAGTAAATTAAGTGGGCATGGTTAACTCAATGTGAAGTTTAAACAATAAAGCTAATATTAATAGTATCttacaaaattaaaagaaagtaaatgtaatttattataaacataaattttcaatataaaatatttagatattatgaactgatttaagaaaaacaataacatgagatttaaaaataattcagaaaccactaatttaaagtttaattacACCTACAAGTTCCATTTAATATTAATCAGTTTGGAGCAGTTAATCTAAAAGTTAAGTGTTTTTAAAGTACTTTTCATTTCTAAAGTATTTAagcttatttattatataaagcaCGTTTTGTAGATTTTCAGAATAACTATTgtaaacatataaatacatatattgtgaaatatattgttaccttgaaataaaatgattcataCTGTGAAACAGAATTTTGGTCATACCACTAACCCCTTCTTTGCATATACTGGTAGAACTATATGGGCCACTTAGGtataatttttacaatttattttatgttttaataatctgtGAACTGTTACAGATTTTTAGTGACCTCAGTTTCTCTagttgacagtttggactcttcagtccatcagataGAAGCTTCACTCCTGCATCCTGCAAGTCAATGGAATGATAAGGGTAAGGGTTTCTTTCATCGCCTCTTCGTATGTTGCGACAAAATGCCCGAGTTTCATTTTATCATCGACTTGACGTAAGCAGTGAGTCAGTATTTGTTGGACActgttgtaataatgtaatatttgtcattacatttttatacatattaatCTGTTGCTAGGAAATGTAATGTGGTTCCGTTGATGTCATGGTGTCAAGCATCAGTGTTCCCCTCttcatttgggggaaaaaaaattcacactttagattaacacttgttaactattaactacaaaatttatctcaataaattcttaatttgctgcctATTAATGGTTAGTAAGGtaattgttaggtttaggtattgggtaggattagggatgtagaataaagcattaatatgttcttaattagcactaatacattgctaataatgtagtaatatgcatgctaataagcaactaataggtgttacctgttctaaagtgttaccaaaaaaaaaaatagttatttgttggccttcattcattcatttattggctgttcatttattgtacatgtactcaatacttggtaggggctccttttgctttaataacagcctcaattcggcgtggcatagaggtggtcagtttgtggcactgctgaggtggtatggaagcccaggttttttTGATAGTGGCCtacagctcatctgcattttttgtttcttttttttaatctcttgaCAATACCCCTTGTATTCTCTGTAGATGACccctcggttggttgtgcatctttttcttccacactttttccttccgctcaacttttccagaacattctaatttattgagatgcacctgtaattatCTGGTCTAACCCCTTCTATCCACTGTAATACAACCAttattgcaacaacaaaaaaattagtAAAAGCATGCCCAGATTGCAAGTGAACTTTTGGCCAAATTTGGCTAGATTTGCccatatattagacagcaattctGGGGTTATTAAAAGAGTCATTCCCTTTATTTTGAGTAGCATCTGGCTAATGCAGTTCTTCTTTGAACACCAGGTGGAGACACATATCTAAAAACATAATGGAGATCAATACAGATGGAGATAAACTTAATTTGCAGGAAACTTGCTGTTTATTGACATTTATTGAAGAAGCACAAAAGGTTACTGAAGATcaaattaattgaataaaatcaCGTATAAAAACGTGATACCCCAACATTATCCCAAGCTGAAATTTGTGATAACTtacaacttacagtgcattgaaATGACATTTTCTTCTTGTGTTAACTTATTATGGtgaatattattacatataaagGTGCAAAACAAACTTTTTACCCTTCttttgtttaaaactttttaacttTAACATGTATGTGTTGACCAGTGTGTTCATTTATTCTGGCGATCTCAGCtaccagattttttttcttttaaaatgtatttttttttcacagtgtaaGCTTTATTTTACTGTAGTCAGTAAAAAGAGGTATGAACAATAAAATAAGTGAATTCCTAGCAGTGCATGAGTAGACATTTCTAAAAggttatttttgtcatgttgTCACGCTCAGTGGAACACACAGTCTATAGGCTGTCCTTTTCACATCCTGCGATGCCGTGACCTATAACTATTAGCCCAAAGCATGTTTTAATGCCTACTAAACTTGACCTATAGTTCCAGCCTGCCTCATATATCCCAGGGACAGGGTTTTCCTgtggaaaaaaacagcaacaacctTCAGATGTCCTGTCTTTAAGTTCATAAATCCATAtagctttgttttttttgcagtggaaTTTGTCTTTAAGGAAGTCAGCTACATATAGAAACCTAGTCTGGTGGCTTTGTCAGGAAATGGATTTTGCagtatcaaataaaatacttctttTCAAGTCTTCATATATATCACCAGAATTCATAAACAGCTCTGAAGATATTCTAGCTTTAATGAACAaaaaaggtcagaggtcatttaACATTAGGTGCTAAATTTACTGCAGCCATGTTAACACCTCACTGGCAAGTGTTTACGGAGTAAGAGCTCTGAGATGCATCTCATTCCAGCCTCAGCGTCACTGTTTGTGCTCTTTCAGTCATGCACTAACAGCAGTGTGAATGGACATACCAGAGCAACATTCCCACATGACACCTCTCTAGGTATACTTTTACATATGTCAATCTTATCTGCTTTTTTTACCCTCTATCTCATTGTGTGCACTTGTGAGACTATGATAATAGAGTTAAGATCGGTTACAGACCTTTTGGAGAATGTGCAAGGGGCTATTTGTGTTCACCACATGATCTCAAGTTACAAACCTCATACTGTAACAGAATATTTGGAAGGGCCCAAAAGGGTGTGGATTATCAATAACATACTTTTTTACATCACACTAGACATTCCTTTTTCACATACTGTCAGAATCCACACCGTTTAGACCTAAAAGGCTCTGCTTTCATAGGGTTtggaaaaatattatttcatattttacagttgtgaaACCATCATGTAACATGTAACCTTACACTTCAAATATATGTGATGTGTAGACATTATTTTCaacttttatctatctatctatctatctatctatctatctatctatctatctatctatctatctatctatctatcgaaaTTCATGCAAGTGTGGAGTGCCAAAAGGTTCTGTCTTAGGCcctttgttgtttttcttgtacttgctccactttaacatgaTATTAAGAAACATACTGGTGTTTTTGCTTGTTACTCCACATAAATCCACATAAATCTATCcacataaattagttttttctcaCCCATGAATTAATGTGTACACATTATTTTCAACTTTTATCTATctgtacacacatacataaatcaattgtttttgttttgtttttcactcaTGAATTATTagttgatgcacacacacacacacacacacacatatacatacatataaaatttaatttatgcatttttatccaaagcgatttacatagcattcaggctaacaatttttcctaacatgtgttccccggggatcgaacccccaacctcgcGCTTGCTCGCAATGCgataccacttgagctacaggaacattagtgtatatatatatatatatatatatatatatatatatatatatatatatatatatatatatatatatatatatatatatatatatatactttaatgggcccaaacaaaaaaaaaaagagtaatttcATTTACATACTGTTTAAGACACTGTAAACACATATATTTCAAGTTCTTCTACTGCTTTTCTCACTTTACTCCACTATACTGTTGCTGCTCCACTGTTTAGCGATTAGAATGTTTATACGGTTTATTTCTTTTATCAGTTTATTAATTACTTATTGTTTTCTACTTGTTATCTTGCATATTCCTACAGAACTGGGTAGACAAGTTAAGAACAAAGCAATTTAGCCAGGGGGCTACGTTTAAGTTTTTACAGTCACTTATTGATGTGAAGAAGGGCCTGAAATGTGTTTACACTTCTGAGGAGATCTGCAGTACATTACAGTGCAGTTTAAGAGGATGCTGATGAGGTGTACTGTCCCAGAACTGAGATCATGAAGGTCAGGACCCCCTCAGAGAGATAATGTGAAACACCTGAGGCCCCGGAGGAGCTTTCATACAGAGTCTACTGTTTAAAGTAAACCTGGAAATGTGAGGCCCGACAGCTATTAACACGGTTCCAGTGATGACCTTTACATTATGGACTGAGTTTCATATAATAATGAGTTGTTTCTTGCATAGACAAAAATGGCACGACAATATTTGAAggtaatgttttgttttcaaagcTTATTTAAATCTATGGACACCCCTACTTCTGTAAATGTATGGGATGTTCTTCAATTTTTCCACTCATTTTGACCAATGACATTTCCAATTCCTCATGATCTACTTGATGAGGATTACTATCGAtaaggattaaaaaaaacaacaaacaacaaagatATTCTTCTCAAAAAGTCAAAAAATAAGCAGGAGGTTCCCATTTGAATTCTTGCCCCACTATATATGTACTTAATTTTTTCCTTTAGCAGTAGTGTTGACAATGCTCAACAGCTTATTTTGTAGTGTTGATTTTAATGGCTTCCTTTATTATAAACTGGATTtcaaaaataaacctgaaatgaGTAATATTCAGTATTCACTGTATTAACCTTGTCTCTGCTTAACCCCAttgttttattaatgtcacaTTAACACAGTTTGATGAAGGTTTTcctaaaaaaagaagaaggagaACAATGTAGAACATTTCAACATAGAATTGGTAATTAAGTAACATTAGAGAATTCTAATCTAGTATTTGAACACTGTTCCAAGCTTCTGTATCTGTCCAAAGACTCCAAAAGTCTGGTCTTTCCTTTAGATCAACACAACcatattttatgcaaatatataatttacaaatgtaaAGAGTTCTGCTTGGAGTTGTGCTGAAATGCCTCCCtaggacacacacacatgatgattTAATTGAGGTCAGTATTACTTGTAGTAAAGTTCCCtgcatgcattttttaattgGTTTGATATGTAATTagctcattattattaatatcggTTTCATTCAGTTGTAAGAAAACTGTTATACAACGCTGAAGAATATAGTCACACAATCATGCTTTTGCTGGTGTGAGCTTACAAAGCATCTTTTCAGCTCAGCCAGAGGATGCACTTGGTTAAATAAAAACTACtccactgtatttttgttcagccCGTGTGTTGTAACAGCACATACTACATTTCCTTAGAAAACAGTAACTTACACAGCAATTACACAATCACATTCTTTGTCATCAGCACTCTACTCAAAATAAGCCCTGAGCAAAAGTTCCTGTAAACAAGCATCACATTCACTTACTCACTTCATGCAACTAATCTAAACTATTCAACAATACATTCTGGATCTGCTTCACCGACTTGTGCTGCTAACTGATTTGTTGCACTGATCACAAGTCTCTTCTCTCTTATGAATTGATAAAAGATCATAGATGTATTTTTAAAAGCAACAGCACATCCAAAATTAAACAATCGGTCATCATTATTTACTCCCCCCTGTACATTTTATTTCCTTAATGTAAGATGTTTTGCCAAATGCTGACACAGCTCATTTTCATACAGTGTAAGTGAATGAGAACTGAGGCTGTCAAGTTAATATGAACAAGAAATGTATGCAAGTATTGTAGATTTCCTTAAGACTTATGCAACATATTCTACTTATATTACTTTTTCAATAAAGGCCTACTTTTTGATTGTGACAAACACAATAACCAGTCAAAGTTTGGTTTTCACAtgccatatataaatatataccaataaatatgtgaccctggagcacaaaaccaggtAAATTATTAAGATTTTTACATCTTAGCTGAATAAATAAGGTTTCCATTGATATagggtttattaggatcagacgatatttggccgagatacaactatttgaatatctggaatctgagagtgcaaaaaaataaaaaaactgagaaaatcaccttcaaatttgtccaaatgaattcttagcaatgcatattactaatcaaaaattaagttttaatatatttacggtaggaaaataatatttggcattacaatttttttttttttataattttgacccatacaatgtatttttggctatagcTAAAAATATagcccagcgacttaagactggttttgtggtccagggtcaaaaaATTGATTTAAGAGCTACAGTGAAGGGAAATTGCTGACTTCAGGAAAATATCAATATAGTGCATGATTCACTACTTTTTTGATACTTCAAAAAGGAATGAtttaccccaaaatttaaattagctGAAAACCCTCAACCATCCAAGATACagtatagatgagtttgtttatgaattggaacagatttgaagaaattttgtattacgtcacttgctcaccgatgtatcctctgcagtgaatgggtgccatcaaaatgagagtccaaacagctgatgaaaacatcataataatccacaagtaatcacaGGACTCCAAACCATCAATTGAggtcttgtgaagcaaaatgctcagcgtttgtaaaaaaaaaaaaaattcctttaagAATATTGTTGCTTTCTCCAATGTCTCATCTGAAACAGtccaaaaacagttctaaacaaaataaatcagtGAATTTTTATGTGAGAGTACAAcaagggatggactttttcaacGGAGGAAGCGGTTTTATTGATTATGGACTGGTAATTTGACCAGAAGCAAAGGCTTAAAGTTGAAAAGCCTTAATGATGgatgtttcttataaacatggaGCCTTATATTTCCAAtcttttttattgtcattttgtcaGGACAGTATGAATATCACTTACATCAAACTGATCAGAAAACCACAAAATGTCCTTACAAAGATGGAGCTTTGTAAGCCACAAGACATGAATTGATGgtttggagttgtgtggattacttgtggattattgtgatgtttttatcagctgtttggtctcccattctgacggcacccattcactgcagcggATCCATTGGggatcaagtgatgtaatgctctttttttttttaaatcagttccAATGAAGACAAAAACTGCTTGCCTAAGGCggagtaaattttcagcagattttaatctttaggtgaactatccctctaatggcttttttaaaaattattggaGACTGACAGAGCAGTCcaaattcactttcattttatgaaaaaaGCAGAGCGAAGACTCTGCATCTCACTTCTCATTTTGGGTCTGGAGCGAGGTGAGTAATATGATAATGgggtttttgtgtgaactattgaTTTGAGAGTTTGGTaaatcattttgaaaagtacatgttgtttttttttgtgcatccTTTGTGGAGGATTGAGTACGATAAATAAGTGTGTTCACTTTGCCCATTGGCTACTGCAGTTCATGCATACATGACGGTGCTGTTGCATGATGTAATAAAAGGTCAGCTAGTCATTCTTTGGAGAGTCTCTGTATTAGTGAATACCATTCTGTCCGTTTCCGTGTAATGTAGGTGGGTGTTATGATCTGAGCGGGCAGGTGCGGACAGCCCTCGACCCTAGCACTCTCACATAGAGCCTCAGCATTACAGATCACATACATGCCACAGTCATAGCTGTTCTGCTGCGAGGGGCTTTGCTCCTCCACAAAGGGCACTTTCGCTCCAGTGCCTAGAAAAGCCTCCAACTTGGCTGCAATACGCCGGGCATGCAATGAGTTGCTTCCACTCTGGGAGTCGTAGTGGGAGAACTGGCCGGTGTCTCGCCGATAGAGAAGTAGGCTCCAGTGAGAGCCACCGGCCGTTTGATTCGAGTTGTCATTGACAGCCAAAAAAACCCACCGACGAGATGCAAGATTCAGCGGCTCCAGGAAAATGGCAAGCTCCTCTTGACATGAGGCGTACTTTATAAACTGAGTGACTTCTGGGCTGATGAAACAGACATTCTCGCCCACATTTTTGAAGCGATCTGTTGCAAAGTACTCAAAGGCGAAACCTATGACCTGATCGTTGAGCCAGTGGGGTCCATTTAAAAGTGCCACGTC
This genomic interval carries:
- the LOC128016555 gene encoding sentrin-specific protease 8 → MDPMVLSYQDSLLRCSDVALLNGPHWLNDQVIGFAFEYFATDRFKNVGENVCFISPEVTQFIKYASCQEELAIFLEPLNLASRRWVFLAVNDNSNQTAGGSHWSLLLYRRDTGQFSHYDSQSGSNSLHARRIAAKLEAFLGTGAKVPFVEEQSPSQQNSYDCGMYVICNAEALCESARVEGCPHLPAQIITPTYITRKRTEWYSLIQRLSKE